A genomic stretch from Maniola jurtina chromosome 26, ilManJurt1.1, whole genome shotgun sequence includes:
- the LOC123878588 gene encoding uncharacterized protein LOC123878588 isoform X1, with protein MTTPVSLKDCAVYVVWLGIFSIYLSLLTTTALVVVFTQRKRRSSILKSQRPPRTPLSELEFNVATPTDTAKSRRVSFSRRTGVAEFVTNEATTTWKNFYEEQNKSLENSGNDSVVNVPRQMSIGHIGKRIFDQQFEEVEIVDIGTLQPKSLAQDFHTSLNNLNITQQLASLECPIDDRKLTAPFQNFELSSLTDHQSKVFRDDFSMPTMPEMTNPIDINFSINPMSSKNDCDDLDEIVKDLGRSQHANVVCPGPFNGGNMSEYIEVDFNMTHGIKKDESEMSITSTIPNPEVQEVSMSISSIHNKRKLNNQNNWIEDKENIAINPYVTPRESKNFTINDSDQILVFDGKKLTVKSEREALPSSDKTDNFRSNLLPNLPTGTTPKRKTIVLNTNDDLPNFMLDKSAIMGDQVESSYNIPPVQQSFIYSESDVSINQAVNNKVEANKRKTIVFEDDMGNISIAKAVPAKVIINKQEKRKTIIYENDNSNISVTQAVPTNIMGSNKTIGEKRKTVVYENDISFTQALPANLIMNNLTKVSQDKTMYYEDVADMSVTQVIPDNIFNIMKNKSNISNISITQAIPSNIMTRDVKPNDSVKTLIFDTNEDIDIELTQAVSDNVLLAVKKNSEKRKSMGFTQDGDISFTQAVPANILLEKTKAIVFEEDGDISVTQAVPASVVFEKFEIKCDPEPLEDEKKKSDKIKNDLCLEDQHEKTSNGRKTIIYNDEAGDISMTQVIPSDILMMKKEAEKMDISSDHDMVDISMTHVLPTNILLQKSENFMTGELSNLPWPNIDKNAQSILTLKNSENNDVLIELTGDNKPKQPSGLHERSECNLSMTKPIPSNIIDIQKEIVKETEVCAEKSVIIPKTEDLLKDNLSIKQDVLVYQALEQSFSQTEVATSLKISPSESESITKESNESLVNKENLTINHSFVTESKTTLDNKNKEGFLEEKYNTEKERVSKKNSAVSQIIVKSRDEQVKAKKSFLNELLDMSNASMESVARNNVNESAIVADKSAIGDMKSKSEGKSNESLFIITRDSDDDENKDNHVSEHLGVSLTNDANQRDTRHQPAIEDIKESDDVQDLHNKIAELKAVDQRKRTSNRHFERVISSDLYDDTETLNKSETKEKSMTKSKKSFKQADNTRELLGMLSDFTEGENEELEKYVMSKKYELEIYEKPTSTIEMKENLAIENKCEPKRLTFMQRRQSIVLSREDLLHNISMAQAALQQSRFEVDENESIEDTHDSPEIVEEEKSRRKSVRISNEVVKTLHFEEDESITEASLKTSPLKKTAFGETSYMKENKAKVIPSYLKDVSDNLKALMSDLVKPMADVIPFDAVGLDKSLKSSVSTCSTQIQANLVTSSQIDVDVELHSNCESVENIKNVKTNLSTNKAFVEKPTSHKADRTLTRSVQSVSISASMEIDDSPPKSPILQTSIKNPIPHSPVKGPIIVFDHHNPLNNVLLAPVDGVKMHKYNPIKSTETMHSEHENSTQMDEKVNENDIEVERLSTHYKVDSVVCQQSTLQAGDNCVEILKDTTSLISNVSKPISIDRSTEGLLTEVKNTEVNTLITMKENKVLLEASSSLTLVDDALARSDFDVKIEDKTTEDGKKSPLRVIYQMETDGELLEKIDSDVASSKSNVDDDSDNSNIRKRSYSPTKRNQDSKSNMEITPKPVNKMQKMSNSVNKKIERLDELIMCLDKMESVTDMGENSSSVKSNKKSSKKRSPKCDKVVVQRVSTEYSREMDKKPLESTDSLRNFDDGAKSMKTESSFTSSKRVREMQDVESASTNQFSNTSSKDCMNWQTDLDVPSSRNLSQCSSTHSNVNVVDKINMLRFMGRECEWESSGSDVWMFRLLRSRIRLTARLSHRHHNAARSRVLADTPLEAVTVDPIRQEVEDPLAAVCIRFAAEAMRYECTRGGGCARAGDVTALLRRCAHVARVALRWARCMRDARYRLAYTITPDGEVTLKVANIRLRSVWEVRLRLELVVGDAQEGAWPRASQLRACAVLADCAAPGEVDIAKLASHLPRDWRHAPATIWTVFRYLKNKTQEDDQFLGL; from the exons GAGGAAGCGCAGATCATCTATACTCAAGAGTCAGCGGCCGCCGCGCACGCCGTTGTCTGAGCTAGAGTTCAACGTAGCCACCCCCACTGACACAGCCAAGAGTCGCCGCGTCAGCTTCTCGCGAAGGACTGGCGTGGC GGAATTTGTCACAAATGAAGCAACCACAACCTGGAAAAACTTTTATGAAGAGCAAAACAAATCTTTGGAGAATTCTGGCAATGATTCTGTTGTAAATGTACCTCGTCAGATGTCCATCGGCCATATAGGGAAGAGGATATTTGACCAACAGTTTGAAGAAGTCGAAATTGTGGATATTGGCACTCTTCAACCAAAGTCACTCGCACAAGACTTTCATACATCCCTTAATAACCTGAATATAACCCAACAGCTAGCATCCCTCGAATGCCCGATTGATGATAGAAAACTGACTGCCCCATTTCAAAACTTCGAATTAAGCTCTTTAACTGATCATCAGAGTAAAGTTTTCCGTGATGATTTCAGTATGCCTACTATGCCTGAAATGACTAATCCTATAGATATAAATTTTTCTATAAACCCTATGAGCTCTAAAAATGATTGTGatgatttggatgaaattgTAAAAGATTTGGGGAGATCGCAACATGCAAACGTTGTGTGTCCAGGACCGTTTAACGGTGGCAATATGTCTGAATATATTGAAGTTGACTTTAACATGACACATGGTATAAAAAAAGATGAGTCTGAGATGTCCATTACGAGCACAATACCAAATCCTGAGGTCCAAGAAGTATCTATGAGCATTTCTTCCAttcataataaaagaaaacttaaCAATCAAAACAATTGGATAGaagataaagaaaatattgcaataaaTCCGTACGTAACACCGAGAGAGTCTAAAAACTTCACTATAAATGACTCTGATCAAATATTAGTGTTTGATGGCAAAAAATTAACAGTTAAGTCAGAAAGAGAGGCATTACCAAGTTCGGATAAAACAGACAATTTTCGTAGTAATTTGTTACCAAATCTCCCCACGGGTACTACGCCGAAAAGGAAAACAATTGTATTGAATACAAATGACGACTTGCCAAATTTTATGTTAGACAAATCGGCGATTATGGGCGATCAAGTTGAAAGTTCGTATAATATTCCACCAGTTCAACAAAGTTTTATATATAGCGAAAGTGATGTGTCGATAAACCAAGCTGTGAATAATAAAGTTGAGGCGAACAAGAGAAAAACAATTGTTTTTGAAGATGACATGGGTAATATTTCAATCGCAAAAGCTGTTCCAGCTAAGGTTATTATCAATAAGCAAGAGAAAAGGAAAACTATTATATACGAAAATGACAATTCGAATATATCAGTGACTCAAGCCGTTCCTACAAATATTATGGGTTCAAATAAAACGATTGGTGAGAAAAGAAAAACTGTTGTGTACGAAAATGACATTTCCTTTACCCAAGCGTTACCAGCTAATTTAATCATGAACAACTTAACAAAAGTATCACAAGATAAGACGATGTACTATGAAGATGTTGCTGATATGTCTGTCACTCAAGTTATCCCTgacaatatatttaatataatgaaaaataagagTAACATAAGTAATATTTCTATTACTCAAGCAATTCCATCTAATATAATGACTAGAGATGTAAAACCAAATGATTCAGTAAAGACACTAATTTTTGACACAAATGAAGATATCGATATCGAATTAACGCAAGCAGTTTCCGACAATGTTTTATTAGCTGTAAAAAAGAATTCTGAAAAACGAAAATCTATGGGTTTCACACAGGATGGTGATATTTCGTTTACTCAGGCCGTTCCCGCTAATATTCTACTTGAAAAAACAAAGGCGATTGTATTTGAAGAGGATGGTGATATATCAGTTACTCAGGCGGTACCGGCTAGTGTTGtatttgaaaaatttgaaattaaatgtGACCCAGAACCACTAGAAGACGAAAAAAAGAAATccgataaaattaaaaatgaccTCTGCTTAGAAGATCAACATGAAAAGACATCTAATGGAAGAAAAACTATAATTTACAATGATGAGGCCGGAGATATTTCAATGACACAAGTCATACCATCTGATATTCTTATGATGAAAAAAGAAGCTGAGAAAATGGATATATCTAGTGACCACGATATGGTAGACATTTCTATGACACACGTTTTACCTACAAATATACTATtgcaaaaatctgaaaattttatgacagGGGAATTATCCAACTTACCTTGGCCCAATATTGACAAAAATGCTCAAAGTATTTTAACCTTGAAGAATAGTGAAAACAACGACGTTTTGATAGAGTTAACTGGCGATAATAAGCCCAAACAGCCATCTGGACTCCATGAACGTAGTGAATGTAATTTGTCAATGACTAAACCGATACCaagtaatattattgatattcaGAAAGAAATTGTTAAAGAGACAGAAGTATGTGCAGAAAAAAGTGTAATTATACCGAAAACTGAAGATTTGTTGAAAGATAATTTGTCCATCAAGCAAGATGTTTTAGTTTATCAAGCGTTGGAGCAATCTTTTTCTCAAACAGAAGTTGCAACTAGTTTAAAAATATCTCCTTCAGAAAGTGAAAGTATTACCAAAGAATCGAATGAATCCTTagttaataaagaaaatttaacCATAAATCATTCATTTGTCACAGAATCCAAAACTACTTTAGATAATAAGAACAAAGAGGGTTTTCTCGAAGAAAAATATAACACGGAAAAAGAACGTGTAAGCAAAAAAAACTCAGCAGTAAGTCAAATTATAGTTAAATCTCGTGACGAACAAGTAAAAGCGAAGAAATCTTTTCTAAACGAGCTATTGGATATGTCAAATGCTTCAATGGAATCGGTTGCCAGAAATAATGTGAACGAATCTGCGATCGTTGCAGACAAATCAGCTATTGGTGATATGAAATCAAAGAGTGAAGGAAAATCTAATGAAAGCCTTTTTATCATAACGAGGGATAGTGATGATGACGAAAACAAAGACAATCATGTTTCAGAACATTTAGGAGTAAGTTTAACAAATGATGCAAATCAAAGAGATACTAGACATCAACCTGCTATTGAAGACATTAAAGAATCTGATGACGTTCAGGATTTACACAATAAGATTGCTGAATTAAAAGCCGTTGATCAACGAAAAAGAACCTCTAACCGACATTTCGAAAGAGTTATTAGCAGTGACTTATATGACGACACAGAAACTTTGAATAAGTCTGAAACTAAAGAGAAAAGTAtgacaaaaagtaaaaaatcttTCAAACAGGCGGACAATACAAGGGAATTGTTAGGAATGCTTTCTGACTTCACTGAAGGAGAGaatgaagagttagaaaaatATGTTATGAGTAAAAAATATGAGTTAGAAATATATGAAAAACCGACATCCACGATAGAGATGAAAGAAAATTTAGCAATTGAAAACAAATGTGAACCGAAACGTTTAACTTTCATGCAAAGAAGACAGTCAATAGTTTTGAGCAGAGAAGATTTGTTACACAATATTTCGATGGCTCAAGCTGCATTGCAACAATCTAGATTTGAAGTAGACGAGAATGAAAGCATTGAGGATACCCATGATTCACCAGAGATAGTAGAGGAGGAAAAATCTCGAAGAAAGTCCGTCAGGATTAGTAACGAAGTCGTGAAAACCTTACACTTTGAGGAAGACGAGTCTATAACTGAAGCAAGTTTGAAAACGTCGCCTTTAAAGAAAACTGCTTTCGGTGAAACGTCGTACATGAAAGAGAATAAGGCGAAAGTTATTCCCAGTTACCTTAAAGACGTATCAGACAACCTAAAAGCTCTTATGAGTGATCTAGTGAAACCAATGGCGGATGTTATACCCTTCGATGCAGTTGGCTTAGACAAATCGTTAAAATCTTCAGTTTCCACGTGTAGTACACAAATACAAGCTAATTTAGTTACTTCGAGTCAAATAGATGTTGATGTTGAATTACATTCTAATTGCGAGTCGGttgaaaatatcaaaaacgTTAAAACCAATCTGTCAACTAATAAAGCATTTGTAGAGAAACCTACTTCACATAAAGCAGATCGCACATTAACGCGTTCTGTTCAATCCGTCTCAATATCTGCCTCTATGGAAATCGACGATTCCCCCCCAAAATCTCCAATCTTACAAACTAGTATTAAAAATCCAATTCCCCATTCCCCAGTTAAAGGACCTATAATAGTATTTGACCATCACAATCCTCTAAACAACGTTCTGTTAGCACCGGTAGATGGTGTCAAAATGCATAAATATAACCCTATAAAATCTACGGAAACCATGCATTCGGAACACGAGAATTCCACTCAAATGGATGAGAAGGTTAATGAAAATGATATTGAAGTTGAGAGGTTGTCTACACATTATAAAGTGGATAGTGTAGTATGCCAGCAATCAACGCTTCAAGCAGGTGATAATTGTGTTGAAATATTGAAAGATACCACCAGCTTAATCTCGAATGTTAGCAAACCTATATCGATCGATCGTTCGACGGAAGGATTGTTGACCGAAGTTAAAAACACTGAAGTAAATACTTTAATTActatgaaagaaaataaagtgCTTCTAGAAGCAAGTTCTTCGCTTACTCTAGTAGACGATGCGCTCGCACGAAGCGATTTCGATGTTAAAATTGAAGATAAAACAACAGAAGACGGTAAAAAATCGCCTCTCAGAGTAATTTACCAAATGGAAACAGATGGAGAATTGCTAGAGAAAATCGATTCTGACGTAGCATCATCAAAATCGAATGTCGATGACGACAGCGACAATTCGAATATAAGAAAACGTAGCTATAGTCCAACCAAAAGAAACCAGGATAGTAAATCGAATATGGAAATAACTCCGAAACCTGTTAATAAAATGCAAAAAATGTCCAACAGTGTTAACAAAAAAATCGAACGTCTCGACGAATTGATAATGTGTTTGGATAAAATGGAATCGGTTACAGACATGGGCGAAAATTCTTCAAGTGTTAAATCTAACAAAAAATCGTCTAAAAAGAGAAGTCCGAAATGTGATAAAGTTGTGGTACAACGAGTTAGTACAGAATATAGTAGAGAAATGGATAAGAAACCTCTAGAATCTACAGATTCATTGAGAAATTTTGACGATGGTGCGAAGAGTATGAAAACAGAGAGCTCGTTTACAAGTAGCAAACGCGTGAGAGAGATGCAAGATGTTGAAAGTGCGTCGACCAACCAGTTCAGCAACACGTCGAGTAAGGACTGTATGAATTGGCAGACTGATCTTGACGTTCCGAGTTCGAGAAATCTTTCACAGTGCAGTTCCACTCATTCCAATGTCAACGTGGTCGATAAGATCAATATGCTGAGGTTTATGGG ACGCGAGTGTGAATGGGAGTCATCGGGCAGCGACGTGTGGATGTTTCGCTTGCTGCGCTCGCGCATACGACTCACGGCGCGACTGTCGCACCGGCATCACAACGCGGCGCGGTCGCGCGTGCTGGCCGACACGCCGCTAGAGGCCGTCACTGTGGACCCCATACGACAAG